The Mycolicibacterium lutetiense genome window below encodes:
- a CDS encoding nuclear transport factor 2 family protein: protein MDADQHARLEGLLSRQEITDCLTRFSRGMDRFDSELFLSAFHPDAQIAAGDFVGPATDLYAWAHAMHEQGQIATQHNLLNNTVDIDGDIAHSETYYLFAARNLDDSNWIAGGRYFDRLERRAGQWRITLRTNVIEWSGMLPTMPIPFADVPDIAVNGTSARNRSDPSYQRPLVNRRDPHHPGAS, encoded by the coding sequence ATGGACGCTGATCAACATGCTCGACTCGAAGGCCTGCTGTCACGTCAGGAGATCACCGACTGTCTGACCCGATTCAGTCGTGGCATGGACCGGTTCGACTCCGAGCTGTTCCTCTCGGCGTTTCATCCCGACGCGCAGATCGCCGCGGGTGACTTCGTAGGACCGGCGACCGATCTGTACGCGTGGGCACACGCCATGCATGAGCAGGGGCAGATCGCCACCCAACACAACCTGTTGAACAACACAGTCGACATCGACGGCGACATCGCGCATTCCGAAACGTACTACCTGTTCGCCGCACGGAACCTGGACGATTCCAACTGGATCGCCGGAGGACGGTACTTCGACCGGCTCGAGCGCCGAGCGGGTCAGTGGCGTATCACGCTACGAACCAACGTAATCGAATGGTCCGGCATGCTGCCGACGATGCCGATACCGTTCGCCGACGTCCCCGACATCGCCGTCAACGGCACGTCGGCGCGGAACCGAAGCGACCCGTCCTACCAGAGGCCTCTGGTCAACCGCCGCGATCCACACCACCCCGGAGCCAGCTGA
- a CDS encoding nuclear transport factor 2 family protein, which produces MNPDTRELTELLDRDKIRSCLARLARGEDRRNAQLIIGSYWPRAVVDHGIVSGTFDEYLGWVVPGSPDIPVTQHVLGQSTIDLHLDSALVETHVLAYHRMVTGDDHSDTVIGGRYLDWFEKSANEWRISKRTMVYDWVQDLGASIDWRTGFMGMPLDAERYTGRAAGDPSEDFFGDSWSLTTQNGNR; this is translated from the coding sequence ATGAACCCCGACACCCGAGAACTCACAGAACTGCTGGACCGCGACAAGATCCGCTCCTGCCTTGCGCGGCTGGCCCGAGGCGAGGACCGCCGCAACGCCCAACTCATCATCGGGTCGTATTGGCCGCGGGCCGTCGTCGATCACGGCATCGTCAGCGGAACCTTCGACGAATATCTCGGATGGGTAGTTCCGGGCTCGCCCGACATTCCGGTGACGCAACACGTGCTGGGGCAGAGCACCATCGACCTCCACCTCGACTCGGCCCTGGTGGAAACCCACGTGCTGGCCTACCACCGAATGGTCACCGGAGACGACCACAGCGACACAGTCATCGGTGGCCGCTATCTGGACTGGTTTGAGAAGTCCGCCAACGAGTGGCGGATCTCCAAGCGCACCATGGTCTACGACTGGGTTCAGGACCTCGGCGCATCGATCGACTGGCGAACCGGATTCATGGGAATGCCGCTCGATGCCGAGCGCTATACCGGGCGAGCTGCGGGTGACCCCAGTGAAGACTTCTTCGGCGACTCCTGGAGTCTCACAACGCAGAACGGCAACCGATGA
- a CDS encoding TetR/AcrR family transcriptional regulator, with protein MSIGVVDDTAWPEPTRRRMLDAAMKLFSQYSFAGTSLQMIAAELNLTKAAIYYHFRTREQLLIALMQPMLSQIGQVVERAERSRGDRARAEAILVGYADIVARNRSLTAVTVFDPSVSSVLRNQPEWAALIERQLALLAAVGSSPTGAINAAAVMTGLAGAASTADPDLADDALREELVAVGRRILELPAPKR; from the coding sequence ATGAGCATCGGCGTCGTTGACGACACGGCCTGGCCGGAGCCGACTCGGCGCCGGATGTTGGACGCGGCGATGAAACTGTTCAGCCAGTACAGTTTCGCCGGAACCTCGCTGCAGATGATCGCCGCCGAACTGAACCTCACCAAAGCGGCGATCTACTACCACTTCCGCACCCGCGAGCAACTCCTGATCGCCCTGATGCAGCCGATGCTCAGCCAGATCGGGCAGGTAGTGGAGCGCGCGGAGCGCAGCCGTGGCGACCGCGCCCGCGCTGAGGCGATTCTGGTCGGGTACGCCGACATCGTGGCGAGGAACCGGTCACTGACCGCCGTCACTGTTTTCGACCCCAGCGTCAGCAGCGTGCTCAGAAACCAACCGGAGTGGGCTGCGTTGATCGAGCGTCAACTTGCCCTGCTGGCTGCCGTCGGCTCATCGCCTACCGGCGCGATCAATGCTGCGGCGGTGATGACCGGCTTGGCAGGTGCTGCATCGACCGCGGACCCTGACCTCGCTGATGATGCGTTGCGTGAAGAACTCGTCGCCGTCGGCCGTCGAATCTTGGAATTGCCCGCCCCAAAGCGCTGA
- a CDS encoding TetR/AcrR family transcriptional regulator, producing the protein MVSTTNRAYGGQSADARRRQRRERLLDVAMDLMTRKEWRGATVEKLCAAAGLNKRYFYESFTDLDELSAAVVDDIAENVRVATVEAADAAAQQPLEVQALASVAAAVRALVDDPRRARVLLGGVAASPELDTHRTTVMHRLTDVLIDHGRTVHGVELERDPLAKVAPAFIVGGTADAILEFVNGGVNLSLDDFIAQLATLWLITGNGAAQVARARLS; encoded by the coding sequence GTGGTGTCAACGACGAATCGCGCCTACGGAGGCCAGTCGGCGGACGCTCGCCGTCGGCAACGGCGCGAGCGTCTGCTGGATGTTGCGATGGACCTGATGACGCGCAAAGAGTGGCGCGGCGCGACGGTCGAGAAACTCTGTGCCGCAGCAGGTCTCAACAAGCGTTACTTCTACGAGAGCTTCACCGACCTCGATGAGCTGTCCGCCGCCGTCGTCGACGACATTGCCGAGAATGTCCGCGTCGCCACCGTTGAGGCGGCCGACGCGGCCGCACAGCAGCCACTGGAGGTTCAGGCCCTCGCGAGCGTCGCTGCTGCAGTGCGGGCGCTCGTGGACGACCCGCGTCGCGCCCGCGTCCTACTCGGCGGGGTGGCGGCTTCGCCCGAGCTCGATACGCACCGCACCACGGTCATGCACCGGCTGACCGACGTACTCATCGACCACGGGCGCACAGTGCACGGCGTCGAGCTGGAGCGAGACCCCCTGGCCAAGGTGGCACCGGCGTTCATCGTCGGTGGGACGGCGGATGCCATCCTGGAGTTCGTCAACGGCGGAGTCAACCTGTCCCTCGACGATTTCATCGCGCAGCTCGCCACTCTCTGGTTGATCACAGGCAACGGGGCCGCGCAGGTGGCCCGCGCCAGGCTTTCCTAG
- a CDS encoding SDR family NAD(P)-dependent oxidoreductase — protein sequence MIDLDGAVACVTGGARGIGRATATALVQRGATVWIGDLDADEAARTAREIGAKATHLDVTDESSVAAFHRAASADGPVVMLVNNAGIQHMGPFVDQKLAAYHQEIAVNLTGVVNGMHEFLPGMLDRNHGHIVNVASMAAKVTTPGMSVYCATKYAVAALSRAVRAEIAHTDVTITTVMPTAVHTDLTAGVTLDLLPTRQPEQIGTVIADSARNPGREVTVPKWLSPFGLLEEATPEPVMQLFKRLATRNEPPGHFDEDRRRDYLDRIDG from the coding sequence ATGATCGACCTCGACGGGGCCGTCGCATGCGTCACCGGCGGTGCGCGCGGTATCGGTCGCGCCACCGCGACGGCGCTCGTGCAGCGGGGCGCAACGGTATGGATCGGCGACCTAGACGCCGACGAGGCCGCACGCACCGCACGCGAAATCGGCGCGAAAGCAACCCATCTGGACGTCACCGACGAGTCGAGCGTCGCGGCGTTTCACCGTGCGGCATCCGCTGACGGACCGGTGGTGATGTTGGTGAACAACGCAGGCATTCAGCACATGGGCCCTTTCGTGGACCAGAAGCTCGCGGCGTACCACCAAGAGATCGCCGTCAATCTGACCGGCGTCGTCAACGGCATGCACGAGTTTCTTCCCGGCATGCTCGATCGCAATCACGGCCACATCGTGAACGTCGCATCGATGGCGGCCAAGGTGACCACTCCGGGCATGTCGGTGTACTGCGCCACGAAGTACGCGGTGGCGGCGTTGTCACGAGCCGTCCGCGCCGAAATCGCCCACACCGACGTCACCATCACTACGGTCATGCCTACCGCAGTCCACACCGACCTGACCGCAGGAGTCACTCTCGACCTTCTCCCCACCCGGCAACCCGAGCAGATCGGAACCGTCATCGCCGACAGCGCACGCAACCCCGGACGCGAGGTCACCGTCCCGAAATGGTTGTCGCCGTTCGGACTGCTGGAGGAAGCCACGCCGGAACCGGTGATGCAATTGTTCAAACGACTCGCCACTCGAAACGAGCCACCCGGCCACTTCGACGAAGATCGTCGCCGTGACTATTTGGATCGGATCGACGGATGA
- a CDS encoding TetR/AcrR family transcriptional regulator: MEVQPAGSSRVTRRRDRRKAEIVKTATRILTESGYQGMSLEEVAEQTDIAKATLYHYFSSKDALVAAALETLTEDVLQRLAAREEAIGKVGAREHLAALIDEQIRILTETAPEVAAVFSWPRGWPAVFDEPMKDMRRRHDAVFRRVVDRGVAGGEFTCPDVNVALQCLHGILNQSSVWIGPGMHDDDRADLRAAIVDRALCLFY, encoded by the coding sequence GTGGAGGTTCAGCCCGCCGGCTCCAGCCGAGTGACGCGTCGTCGTGACCGGCGTAAGGCCGAGATCGTCAAGACTGCCACCCGAATCCTGACCGAGTCCGGCTACCAGGGTATGAGCCTGGAAGAAGTCGCCGAGCAGACCGACATCGCCAAGGCCACGCTCTACCACTACTTTTCGTCCAAGGATGCCCTGGTTGCCGCCGCACTCGAGACCCTCACCGAGGACGTGCTGCAGCGGCTCGCGGCCCGCGAGGAGGCGATCGGAAAGGTCGGTGCCCGCGAGCACCTTGCGGCCCTGATCGATGAACAGATCCGCATCCTGACCGAGACCGCACCCGAGGTGGCCGCGGTGTTCTCCTGGCCGCGGGGCTGGCCGGCGGTGTTCGACGAACCGATGAAGGACATGCGTCGTCGCCACGACGCGGTGTTCCGCCGGGTCGTCGACCGCGGTGTGGCCGGCGGTGAATTCACCTGCCCCGACGTCAATGTCGCCTTGCAGTGCCTGCACGGGATTCTCAACCAGTCCTCGGTCTGGATCGGGCCGGGCATGCACGACGACGACCGCGCCGACCTGCGTGCCGCGATCGTCGACCGTGCGTTGTGCCTGTTCTAC
- a CDS encoding SDR family NAD(P)-dependent oxidoreductase, giving the protein MTSLSGRVAVVTGASRGIGKGIALALGDSGATVYVTGRTATVGEHDLPGTIGETAAEITRRGGTGIAAKVDHADDNQVSALFDQVRIEHGRLDILVNNAFALPDDLTDPKPFWDKPISNWEMVDVGVRSNFTAARLAAQIMVPQGSGLIVATSGYVGVTYTYGVVFGLAKTAVDRMARDMAIELQPHNVASLSLWQGLTMTERAQHNLTARPEMTQSLVTNPAVGCSPEFPGRVIAALATDPAVMDLTGGTFITAELAYRYGITDIDGRTIPSLRAERGSPIWQPLTEASHGR; this is encoded by the coding sequence ATGACCTCGCTGTCGGGCCGTGTAGCCGTCGTGACCGGGGCCAGTCGCGGAATCGGTAAGGGCATCGCGTTGGCGCTGGGTGACTCCGGTGCCACGGTGTACGTCACCGGGCGCACTGCGACGGTCGGTGAGCACGACCTGCCGGGCACTATCGGCGAGACGGCGGCCGAGATCACCCGACGAGGCGGAACCGGGATCGCGGCAAAAGTCGACCATGCCGACGACAACCAGGTGAGCGCCTTGTTCGACCAGGTGAGAATCGAGCACGGTCGACTCGACATCCTGGTCAACAACGCGTTCGCCCTCCCCGACGACCTCACCGACCCGAAGCCTTTCTGGGACAAGCCGATATCCAACTGGGAGATGGTCGACGTCGGCGTGCGCTCCAACTTCACCGCGGCCCGCCTCGCCGCCCAGATCATGGTGCCCCAAGGTTCCGGGTTGATCGTCGCAACATCGGGATACGTCGGCGTCACGTACACCTACGGCGTCGTGTTCGGCCTGGCCAAGACGGCTGTCGATCGAATGGCACGCGACATGGCCATTGAACTTCAGCCCCACAACGTCGCATCGTTGTCGCTGTGGCAGGGCCTCACCATGACCGAACGGGCGCAACACAATCTGACGGCCCGACCCGAGATGACGCAGTCACTGGTCACAAACCCTGCGGTCGGCTGCTCTCCGGAATTTCCCGGCCGGGTAATCGCAGCTTTGGCGACCGACCCCGCGGTGATGGACCTGACCGGGGGCACATTCATCACTGCCGAACTCGCCTACCGCTACGGGATCACCGATATCGACGGCAGGACCATCCCATCGCTGCGTGCCGAACGAGGATCCCCGATCTGGCAGCCGCTCACGGAGGCATCTCATGGACGCTGA